The following DNA comes from Enterobacter sp. SA187.
CCGCCACGCGTACAGGATCGAAGTTATAAAAACAGCGGCGATAATTTTCCCGTTTCTTCAGCACTGTGATCCAGGATAAACCCGCCTGCTGGCCTTCGAGACAGATCATCTCAAACAGCTTCTGGTTACTGGACTGCGCCACGCCCCACTCTTTGTCGTGGTAGTCGATATACAGCGGATCCTGACTGACCCAACCACATCGTTGCATGTCTTTCTCCTTTCCATTGTTGCGGTAGATCCCAAAAGAAAATTATCCCGCTGGCTTGACGTGTCTCTTAAAGAGACAATAGTTAATACAGGGTTTTATCCGCACAAAATGATAACGATACTGCCGGTTTTGGCTCTTTTCTGGAGTCGCATTGATGAAGATAAAAAATAACAGTGGCTGCCGCCTGGCGCTCGTGCCTGTGTGCCTGTTTTTTTGTCAGACGGCGCAGGCGTGGCAACAAGAATATATCGTTAGCGACCCGCAAAGTAATATGGCGGATCGCTATACATGGGACAGCGATCACCAACCGCGTTATGACGATATTCTCGAAGGGCGGATCCGCTCGACGCAAAATACGCCTGGCCTGTCCTGGAATTTGCCGGATGATACGCCGCTGGACGCCACCAGCACCATGAGCCTCGGCTGGAATATTCCGCTGGTGAATAATGTCACCACCGGCCCGGTGGCCGTCTGGCATTACGACAGCTCTGCCTCATCAATGCATAATGAATTTGGCGATGGCCCGGCAAACCTGCAATTCACCGATCCGCTGTGGCATGCCAGCGTCAGCTCAGTGGGCTGGCGCGTGGACAGTCGTCACGGGGATCTCCGCCCGTGGGCGCAAATCAGCTACAACCAGCAGTTTGGCGAAAATATCTGGAAAACCCAGTCCGGCCTCAATCGTTTATCGGCCTCCAGCCAGGACGGTAACTGGATGGACGTGACCCTCGGCGCGGATATGCTGCTCAATCCCCATTTTGCAGCCTATGCTTCATTGTCGCAGTCTGAAAATACGGACATCGGTCAAAACTATCTTTACAGCATGGGCGTCAGCGCGCGCTTTTAATTAGCATTTAAAACAAATTAATTACATTTTTTATACAACAATCATCAGCTTCGCAGAGATAGTGTGTACTAACTTACACTGTATTTTTTGCTGATGAGACTTTTCCCGCTGTCATTCATTCCCGTTACAAGGCATTTCATTCCGTCCTCACTGCATTTCATGCCGTTTTCGATCCGGCATCAACGGCGCTTCGTTATGGTTAACGGCAGAGAATTTCCCTTTTGCTTACGCAGGAAGACTGCCATGAATACATCCTCATTGAATCGGACCCGCTGGCTGACGCTGGTCGGTACCATCATTACGCAATTTGCCCTTGGATCGGTTTATACCTGGAGTCTGTTTAACAGCGCGCTGGCGGAAAAACTGGATGAGCCAGTAAGCCAGGTGGCGTTCTCCTTCGGCCTGCTCAGCCTCGGGCTGGCGCTCTCTTCCTCGGTAGCCGGGAAATTACAGGAACGTTTCGGCGTTAAACGTGTGACTATCGCATCCGGTATTCTGCTGGGCCTCGGCTTTTTCCTGACGGCGCACGCCAACAGCCTGCTGATGCTGTGGCTGAGCGCGGGCGTGCTGGTCGGCCTTGCCGATGGCGCGGGCTACCTGCTGACGCTCTCCAACTGCGTGAAGTTCTTCCCGGAGCGTAAGGGGCTGATTTCCGCTTTCTCCATCGGTTCTTATGGCCTGGGCAGCCTCGGCTTTAAATTTATCGACAGCCATCTGCTGGCTACCGTCGGCCTGGAAAAGACCTTTATGATCTGGGGCGCGATGGTGCTGGTGATGATCGTTTCCGGCGCGATGCTGATGAAAGACGCGCCGCAGCAGAAAGCGACCATGGTCAATGGCGTGGTGGAGAATGATTTCACCCTGGCGCAGTCGATGCGTAAACCGCAATACTGGATGCTGGCCGTGATGTTCCTCACTGCCTGTATGAGCGGTCTGTATGTTATCGGCGTGGCGAAAGATATCGCTCAGGGCATGGTGCATCTGGATGTGGCGACCGCCGCCAATGCGGTGACTGTGATTTCCATTGCTAACCTGACAGGCCGTCTGGTGCTCGGTATCCTCTCCGATAAAATGTCCCGCATCCGCGTGATTACGCTCGGTCAGGTGGTGTCGCTGATTGGTATGGCGGGACTGCTGTTCGCCCCGCTTAACGAAGTGAGCTTCTTCGCGGCTATCGCCTGTGTGGCCTTTAACTTCGGCGGTACCATCACGGTCTTCCCGTCGCTGGTCAGCGAATTTTTTGGCCTGAACAATCTGGCGAAAAACTACGGCGTCATTTATCTGGGCTTTGGTATTGGCAGCATCTGCGGCTCGATTATCGCCTCGCTGTTTGGCGGCTTCTATGTGACCTTCTGCGTCATCTTCGCCCTGCTGATCCTCTCCCTGGCGCTTTCCACCACCATTCGTCAGCCGCAGCGTGAATACTTCACCAACTCACAGCCGCTGACTCACCATTAAGTGACCTGCGCCACGCTCTGCGTGGCGCTTCGCAATCTTCAACCTTCTCCCTTCCTGAATCAGGGGTAATACGGTAAGCTCTGCCGTATTACCTATTATTTTTGTAAATGTTTAGTCAGATCACATTCCCGGTGACACTTTTTTCCACCCCTGTGGTCTACTACCCCGCGCTTCACGAAGTTATCGAATCAACTTCTTATGCGTTTGATAAGCCTATATGCAGATATATCGTCTGCGCACGGGTGCTCTCTATTCCCTTCTCCCAGGGTGCTTTGAATGAAATATATCAAAACGATGACGCAACAACGGCTGAGTTTTTTGCTGGCGTTGTACATCGGTCTGTTTATGAACGCCGCTGTTTTTATTCGTCGCTTTGATGGATATGCGCAAGAATTTACCATCTGGAAAGGCCTCGCTGCGATTGTTGAAGTGGCGGGTACGGTATTAGTCACGTTCTTTTTACTTCGACTTCTCTCTCTGTTTGGACGGCGTGCCTGGCGCGTGCTGTCGACGCTGGTGGTGCTGTTTTCCGCAGGCGCCAGCTATTACATGACTTTCCTGAACGTGGTCATCGGCTACGGCATTGTTGCCTCGGTGATGACGACGGACATTGACCTGTCGAAAGAAGTGGTGGGCATGCAGTTTGTGATCTGGCTGGTATGCGTGAGCACGCTGCCGCTGATCTTTATCTGGAGCAACAGCAGCCGCCTCACGCTGCTGCGCCAGCTGCGTACGCCGGGCCTGCGCATCCGTAGCGCGGCCATCGTCGTGCTGGCCGGTTTGATGGTCTGGGGGCCGATCCGTCTGCTGGAAGTGCAGCAAAAGAGCGTAGAGCGCGCGACCGGCGTTGATATGCCAAGCTATGGCGGCGTGGTGGCTAACTCTTATCTGCCGTCTAACTGGCTGTCCGCGTTAGGGCTGTACGCCTGGGCGCAGGTGGATGAGTCTTCTGATAACAAATCGCTGATCAACCCGGCGACCAAATACACTTACGTTGCGCCGAAAGATCTCGATGACACTTATGTGGTCTTTATCATCGGTGAAACGACCCGCTGGGATCATATGGGCCTGCTCGGCTATGAGCGCAACACCACGCCGAAGCTGGCGGCGGAGAAAAATCTTGTCGCCTTCCGGGGTTACTCCTGCGATACCGCCACTAAGCTGTCCCTGCGCTGCATGTTTGTGCGCGAGGGCGGGGCGGATGAAAACCCACAGCGTACGCTGAAAGAGCAGAACGTTTTTGCGGTGCTGAAACAGCTCGGCTTCTCCAGCGACCTGTACGCCATGCAGAGCGAAATGTGGTTTTACAGCAATACCATGGCGGATAACATCTCCTACCGTGAGCAGATTGGCGCTGAGCCGCGTAACCGCGGTAAGAACGTCGATGACGCGTTGTTGCTGGATGAAATGAAAGCGTCGCTGAAAAACAGCCCTGACGGCAAGCATTTGATGATCTTCCACACGAAAGGCTCGCACTTTAACTACACCCAGCGTTATCCGCGCAGCTTTGCCCAGTGGACGCCGGAGTGTCAGAGCGTGGACGACAAGTGCACCAAAGCGGAGATGATTAATTCCTTTGATAACTCCGTGACCTATGTCGATTACTTTATTGATAGCGTCATCGATCAGCTGCGCGATAAGAAAGCGATTGTGTTCTATGCCGCCGACCATGGCGAGTCGATCAACGAGAAAGAACATCTGCACGGGACGCCGCGTAAAATGGCCCCGCCTGAGCAGTTCCGCGTGCCGATGATGGTGTGGATGTCTGATAAGTATCTGGAGAATCCGGAGAAAGCCAAAATGTTCGCGCACCTCAAGCAGCAGGCCGATATGAAAGTGCCGCGCCGCCATGTTGAGCTGTATGACACCATCATGGGCTGCCTGGGATATACCTCGCCAAATGGTGGTATCAACGAGAACAATAACTGGTGCCACATCCCGGATACAAAGGCATCGGCGGGTAAGTAAACTGACTGGCGAGTTTATCGCCAGTCGAAAGGCTTTTTTACGTTAAGGGATTGACGGTTGCGGTGCCCGGCAGTAAGATGCGCCCCGCATTCGGTGATTGGCGCAGCCTGGTAGCGCACTTCGTTCGGGACGAAGGGGTCGGAGGTTCGAATCCTCTATCACCGACCAAATTTAAAAAGCCCAACCTTCTGGTTGGGCTTTTTGCTATCTGTGGTTCGGGAGGATGAGAAGCTCCGGGGGAGGAGGTTCGCGCCGAGCGAAGCGAGACAGCGTTGCGCAGCAACGACCCGAAGGGCGAGCCACAGCGTGGCGAGTAATCCTCTATCACCGACCAAATTTAAAAACCCGTCGTGGAAACACGACGGGTTTTTTGCATTTTCCGCCGCTCCTGTAGGCCGGGTAAGCGGAGCGCCACCCGGCGGAAATAACACTTTTAAATCACGCGTCGATATCGCTCATAATTCTCTGCATTTGCCAGATATTCCATCGTATTTTTTTATATATGTTTGAATCTTTTTTCGCGTTGCTTATGGATAAGCTCAGCATTTTCACCTGTGCGTTTTAACGTTCGCGGTATTAATCGCTCAGATATTCATCATTCCGTCAGAAATTTTTCATAAACTGGGTAAATGTTAATCACTGATGTGAGACTTAAAAGCAGCGGTTTATTCTGGCATCCGACCAGTAGCACAATTTTCCCTGCTGAAAACAGGGGCGTGCACTTTTTTTAATCTTTGTTTGCCAATTCTCACCGTCGTTGTAAATCCCGGTTACCTGTATTGACGTTTTGACATTCTGTTGACAGATTGTAGGGCATGAGGGGCATTTCACGGAGAATCTGCACTGCAACTCAGTCAACCTTGTGAAAGGATTCCCCATCTCTCATATAGCCTCCGGGCACAACCGACCAGACCGGTAAAAAATAAATAAAGGCCTGTCGGATATACCCTTTGCAACGGGTAAACAACACATATCACATTGGAGCAGAATAATGAGTATTTCCTTGAAGAAGTCAGGGATGCTGAAGCTTGGTCTTAGCCTGGTGGCCATGACCGTCGCAGCAAGCGTACAGGCCAAGACCCTGGTTTATTGTTCAGAAGGCTCGCCGGAAGGCTTTAACCCACAGCTCTTTACCTCTGGTACCACTTACGACGCAAGCTCAGTGCCAATCTACAACCGTCTGGTTGAATTCAAAATTGGTACCACCGAAGTGATCCCGGGCCTCGCTGAAAAGTGGGAAGTCAGCGAAGACGGTAAAGTTTATACCTTCCACCTGCGTAGCGGTGTGAAGTGGCAGGACAACAAAGATTTCAAACCGACGCGTGAATTCAACGCCGACGACGTGGTGTTCTCTTTTGATCGCCAGAAAAACGCTGAAAACCCGTACCATAAAGTGTCCGGCGGCAGCTATGAATACTTCGAAGGTATGGGCCTGCCAGACCTGATTAGCGAAGTGAAAAAAGTGGACGACAAAACCGTACAGTTCGTACTGGCGCGTCCGGAAGCCCCGTTCCTGGCTGACCTTGCCATGGACTTCGCTTCTATCCTGTCTAAAGAGTACGCTGACAACATGCTGAAAGCCGGTACGCCGGAGAAAATTGACCTGAACCCAATCGGTACCGGTCCGTTCCAGCTGCAGCAGTACCAGAAAGACTCCCGCATTCTGTACAAAGCCTTCGAAGGCTTCTGGGGTACTAAACCGCAGATCGACCGTCTGGTGTTCTCTATCACCCCGGACGCGTCTGTACGTTATGCAAAACTGCAGAAAAATGAGTGTCAGG
Coding sequences within:
- a CDS encoding autotransporter domain-containing protein, which translates into the protein MKIKNNSGCRLALVPVCLFFCQTAQAWQQEYIVSDPQSNMADRYTWDSDHQPRYDDILEGRIRSTQNTPGLSWNLPDDTPLDATSTMSLGWNIPLVNNVTTGPVAVWHYDSSASSMHNEFGDGPANLQFTDPLWHASVSSVGWRVDSRHGDLRPWAQISYNQQFGENIWKTQSGLNRLSASSQDGNWMDVTLGADMLLNPHFAAYASLSQSENTDIGQNYLYSMGVSARF
- a CDS encoding L-lactate MFS transporter, giving the protein MNTSSLNRTRWLTLVGTIITQFALGSVYTWSLFNSALAEKLDEPVSQVAFSFGLLSLGLALSSSVAGKLQERFGVKRVTIASGILLGLGFFLTAHANSLLMLWLSAGVLVGLADGAGYLLTLSNCVKFFPERKGLISAFSIGSYGLGSLGFKFIDSHLLATVGLEKTFMIWGAMVLVMIVSGAMLMKDAPQQKATMVNGVVENDFTLAQSMRKPQYWMLAVMFLTACMSGLYVIGVAKDIAQGMVHLDVATAANAVTVISIANLTGRLVLGILSDKMSRIRVITLGQVVSLIGMAGLLFAPLNEVSFFAAIACVAFNFGGTITVFPSLVSEFFGLNNLAKNYGVIYLGFGIGSICGSIIASLFGGFYVTFCVIFALLILSLALSTTIRQPQREYFTNSQPLTHH
- the eptB gene encoding kdo(2)-lipid A phosphoethanolamine 7''-transferase — encoded protein: MKYIKTMTQQRLSFLLALYIGLFMNAAVFIRRFDGYAQEFTIWKGLAAIVEVAGTVLVTFFLLRLLSLFGRRAWRVLSTLVVLFSAGASYYMTFLNVVIGYGIVASVMTTDIDLSKEVVGMQFVIWLVCVSTLPLIFIWSNSSRLTLLRQLRTPGLRIRSAAIVVLAGLMVWGPIRLLEVQQKSVERATGVDMPSYGGVVANSYLPSNWLSALGLYAWAQVDESSDNKSLINPATKYTYVAPKDLDDTYVVFIIGETTRWDHMGLLGYERNTTPKLAAEKNLVAFRGYSCDTATKLSLRCMFVREGGADENPQRTLKEQNVFAVLKQLGFSSDLYAMQSEMWFYSNTMADNISYREQIGAEPRNRGKNVDDALLLDEMKASLKNSPDGKHLMIFHTKGSHFNYTQRYPRSFAQWTPECQSVDDKCTKAEMINSFDNSVTYVDYFIDSVIDQLRDKKAIVFYAADHGESINEKEHLHGTPRKMAPPEQFRVPMMVWMSDKYLENPEKAKMFAHLKQQADMKVPRRHVELYDTIMGCLGYTSPNGGINENNNWCHIPDTKASAGK